A single window of Pseudoduganella plicata DNA harbors:
- a CDS encoding ArsR/SmtB family transcription factor — protein sequence METIDAITSLAALAQESRLAVFRLLVQAGPDGMAASRIAEALDIAPSSLSFHLKELSHARLVTAVRDGRSIIYSANYAAMNGLIGFLTENCCNGASCTPTCGSTSNP from the coding sequence ATGGAAACCATCGACGCCATCACCTCTCTCGCTGCGCTTGCGCAGGAATCGCGCCTTGCCGTATTCCGGCTGCTGGTGCAGGCGGGGCCGGATGGCATGGCGGCCAGCCGGATCGCCGAGGCGCTGGATATTGCGCCGTCGTCGTTGTCGTTCCACCTGAAAGAACTCAGTCACGCGCGGCTCGTCACGGCCGTGCGCGATGGCCGGTCCATCATCTACAGCGCCAACTATGCCGCGATGAACGGCCTGATCGGCTTCCTTACCGAAAACTGCTGCAATGGCGCGTCGTGTACGCCCACCTGCGGCTCAACCTCGAATCCATGA
- the arsC gene encoding arsenate reductase (glutaredoxin) (This arsenate reductase requires both glutathione and glutaredoxin to convert arsenate to arsenite, after which the efflux transporter formed by ArsA and ArsB can extrude the arsenite from the cell, providing resistance.) → MTITIYHNNACSNSRGALALIREAGVEPVVIDYLKEPPTRARLAELIAQAGLTVRGAMRDKGDLYAELGLADPALSDDALLDAMVAHPALINRPFVVTEKGVRLCRPPALVDEIL, encoded by the coding sequence ATGACCATTACCATCTACCATAACAACGCATGCAGCAATTCGCGCGGCGCGCTGGCACTGATCCGCGAGGCCGGCGTCGAGCCTGTCGTCATCGACTACCTGAAGGAGCCGCCCACGCGGGCGCGGCTGGCGGAACTGATTGCGCAGGCCGGCCTGACCGTGCGCGGCGCGATGCGCGACAAGGGCGACCTGTACGCCGAACTGGGGCTGGCCGATCCCGCGCTGTCCGACGATGCGCTGCTCGATGCGATGGTGGCGCATCCCGCGCTGATCAACCGGCCATTTGTCGTGACGGAAAAGGGTGTGCGCTTGTGCCGGCCGCCGGCTTTGGTGGACGAGATTTTGTAA
- a CDS encoding TonB-dependent receptor: protein MHPTTSRRAHKRRSAHAAAQLAFTSATLIAAGAASAQTAAAPADEPTRVVVTGLRASLESALNKKREDNGIVDVIKAEDMGKFPDTNLAESLQRVPGVTINRDAGEGRNITVRGLGQDFTRVRINGIEGLATTGGTDSSGGANRSRGFDFNVFASELFSSLTVRKSSSADVDEGSLGATVDLTTMRPFDLKGFNATITAKGKYNDLSEKTDPRVAFLLSNTFMDRKVGVLLSGAYSKRRVLEEGFSTVRWDNGPSAGGWCAPMGVANNPANSTATTCGPAAQGVARLPFSQGAVDAYNAASAAGNYTPRIPRYGRLTHDQDRLGLTGSVQWRPMRGSLLTFDMLYSKLEASRAEDYLEAISFSRSASQGGKPQTSVVEAQYAANGALQYGVFNGVDIRAESRYDELTTTFTQPTLTWEQDLAEGWRLNAKVGRAKSKFRNPVQTTTTLDALNVNGYTMDFRNNDRLPVIGYPFDPAQAGGPLTIVGVPQVASGTQPSSVPNTTPSEIRIRPQGTTNTTDVADVNVAWDALPDRLSLKMGASAKKYKFDSYEFRRVNQGDTIFAPPAGTSVASLTSTLTGFGGGMNLPAGTPTSWAMPNLAAIAQAYDIYCNCIKSGPAGGPGDFTLSSIENPNARGNNRSVTEEDKGVYLMGDFNTELGGIPIRGNVGVRYVRTDLSSTGYVAANNGTAVTVDHRYSDTLPAFNVAATLRPDFVVRFGAAKVMTRPQLNDLSPGGTIATTGSLAITSGNPNLKPFRAKTFDSSFEWYFARNAFLGLGLFQKNIDTYIQSLRTDVRFRDTGLPQSLLPTNFTGDEVFSVTAPVNTDGGKLRGFEINYQQPFTFLPGIGKNFGTLLNYTYVKSTMEYIISPTANTTITDDLLNLSPKSWNATFYYDDGRFSARLSTSQRDAYLTRVPGQNNNDVEGRNKSMNVDLSLSYKVNDKLELTLEGVNLTDEENDQFTSRQRNSVVVNHVTGREFLLGLRYKF from the coding sequence ATGCACCCCACCACTTCCCGCCGTGCGCACAAGCGCCGCAGCGCGCACGCTGCCGCCCAGCTTGCCTTTACCTCCGCCACACTGATTGCCGCCGGCGCAGCGTCGGCACAAACCGCAGCCGCGCCAGCCGACGAGCCGACCAGGGTTGTCGTCACTGGCCTGCGCGCGTCGCTGGAATCGGCGCTGAACAAGAAGCGCGAGGACAACGGCATCGTCGATGTCATCAAGGCCGAGGACATGGGCAAGTTCCCGGACACGAACCTGGCCGAGTCGCTGCAGCGCGTCCCGGGCGTCACCATCAACCGCGACGCCGGCGAAGGCCGCAACATCACCGTGCGCGGCCTGGGCCAGGACTTTACGCGCGTGCGCATCAACGGCATCGAGGGCCTGGCGACAACGGGCGGCACCGACTCCTCCGGCGGCGCCAACCGCTCGCGCGGCTTCGACTTCAACGTGTTCGCCTCCGAACTGTTCAGCTCCCTGACCGTGCGTAAAAGCTCGTCGGCCGACGTCGACGAAGGCTCGCTGGGTGCCACCGTCGATCTGACCACGATGCGCCCGTTCGACCTGAAGGGCTTCAACGCCACCATCACGGCCAAGGGCAAGTACAACGACCTGTCGGAGAAGACCGACCCGCGCGTCGCCTTCCTGCTGTCGAACACCTTCATGGACCGCAAGGTGGGCGTGCTGCTGTCCGGCGCGTACTCCAAACGCCGCGTGCTGGAAGAAGGCTTCTCCACCGTGCGCTGGGATAACGGCCCGTCCGCCGGCGGCTGGTGCGCGCCGATGGGCGTGGCGAACAACCCCGCCAACTCGACCGCCACCACGTGCGGCCCCGCAGCCCAGGGCGTCGCCCGCCTGCCGTTCTCGCAAGGCGCCGTGGACGCCTACAACGCCGCGAGCGCCGCCGGCAACTACACGCCGCGCATTCCGCGTTACGGCCGCCTGACGCACGACCAGGACCGCCTCGGCCTGACGGGCTCCGTCCAGTGGCGCCCGATGCGCGGCTCCCTGCTGACCTTCGACATGCTGTATTCGAAACTGGAAGCGTCGCGCGCGGAAGACTACCTGGAAGCGATCTCGTTCTCGCGCTCGGCCAGCCAGGGCGGCAAGCCGCAGACGAGCGTCGTCGAGGCGCAGTACGCGGCCAACGGCGCGCTGCAGTACGGCGTGTTCAACGGCGTCGACATCCGCGCCGAATCGCGCTACGACGAGCTGACGACAACGTTCACGCAGCCGACGCTGACGTGGGAGCAGGACCTGGCCGAAGGCTGGCGCCTGAATGCGAAGGTGGGCCGCGCCAAGTCGAAGTTCCGCAACCCGGTGCAGACGACAACGACGCTCGACGCGCTCAACGTCAACGGCTACACGATGGACTTCCGCAACAACGACCGGCTGCCGGTGATCGGCTATCCGTTCGATCCGGCGCAGGCGGGCGGGCCGTTGACCATCGTCGGCGTGCCGCAGGTGGCCAGCGGCACGCAGCCGTCGTCCGTGCCGAACACCACGCCAAGCGAGATCCGCATCCGCCCGCAAGGCACGACCAACACGACGGATGTAGCGGACGTCAACGTCGCCTGGGATGCGCTGCCGGACCGCCTCAGCCTGAAGATGGGCGCCAGCGCGAAGAAGTACAAATTCGATTCGTATGAATTCCGCCGCGTGAACCAGGGCGACACCATCTTCGCGCCGCCGGCCGGCACGTCGGTCGCCAGCCTGACGTCCACGTTGACGGGCTTCGGCGGCGGCATGAACCTGCCGGCCGGGACGCCGACCAGCTGGGCGATGCCGAACCTGGCGGCGATCGCGCAGGCGTACGACATCTACTGCAACTGCATCAAGAGCGGCCCCGCCGGCGGGCCGGGCGACTTCACCCTGTCGTCGATCGAGAACCCGAACGCGCGCGGCAACAACCGCTCCGTGACGGAAGAGGACAAGGGCGTCTACCTGATGGGCGACTTCAATACGGAGCTGGGGGGCATCCCGATCCGCGGCAACGTGGGCGTGCGTTACGTGCGCACCGACCTGTCGTCCACGGGCTATGTGGCGGCCAACAACGGCACCGCCGTCACCGTCGACCACCGCTACTCGGACACGCTGCCGGCGTTCAACGTCGCCGCGACGTTGCGGCCGGACTTCGTCGTGCGCTTCGGCGCGGCAAAGGTAATGACGCGCCCGCAGCTGAACGACCTGTCGCCGGGCGGCACAATTGCGACCACCGGCTCGCTGGCCATCACGAGCGGCAATCCGAACCTCAAACCCTTCCGCGCCAAGACGTTCGACTCCAGCTTCGAATGGTACTTCGCCAGGAACGCCTTCCTGGGCCTGGGCCTGTTCCAGAAGAACATCGACACGTATATCCAGAGCCTGCGCACCGACGTGCGCTTCCGCGACACCGGCCTGCCGCAGTCGCTGCTGCCGACGAACTTCACGGGCGACGAGGTGTTCTCGGTGACGGCGCCGGTCAACACGGACGGCGGCAAGCTGCGCGGCTTCGAGATCAACTACCAGCAGCCGTTCACGTTCCTGCCGGGGATCGGCAAGAACTTCGGCACCCTGCTGAACTACACGTACGTGAAGTCGACGATGGAGTACATCATCTCCCCGACCGCCAATACCACGATCACGGACGACCTGCTGAACCTCTCGCCGAAATCCTGGAACGCCACGTTCTACTATGACGACGGTCGCTTCAGCGCGCGCCTGTCGACTTCGCAGCGCGACGCCTACCTGACCCGCGTGCCGGGGCAGAACAACAACGACGTCGAGGGCCGCAACAAGTCGATGAACGTCGACCTGTCGCTGTCGTACAAGGTCAACGACAAGCTGGAGCTGACGCTGGAAGGCGTCAACCTGACGGACGAGGAGAACGACCAGTTCACCAGCCGCCAGCGCAACAGCGTCGTCGTCAACCACGTCACGGGCCGCGAGTTCCTGCTGGGGTTGCGCTACAAGTTCTAA
- a CDS encoding DUF4861 domain-containing protein codes for MTLNRSCAAALLSSLLLPAAHAASLRVTLSNELPTARASETVTIPWSEVNKALPGALIQRLAVKDANGKPVPYQVTNVAPLAKDPQNVGAAYGELIFQHSFKAGEKSVTYTVETTDSVTQAFPVQAYARYVQERLDDFAWENDKLAHRTYGPALMAPAPPGSGKEVLQTSGLDLWFKRVPYPIVDRWYNKGHDHYHHDEGEGMDMYNVGKSRGAGGTGIWDGKTLYTSVNYAGWKILANGPVRTIFELRYDAWDAAGTPVTEVKRFTVDAGHYLDRIDSTFEFKDKASLTVAVGLNKTPSDKGEQPDIEVFRDAADGTLLQWIKQKTKGEFGTAIILPGATEFTQDALNHLVLAPVKPGQALRYYAGGAWNRSGEITSAAQWKAYVADAARRARSPIKVSLQAQP; via the coding sequence ATGACATTGAACCGCTCCTGCGCTGCCGCACTCCTCTCCTCTTTGCTGCTGCCGGCGGCCCACGCGGCCAGCCTGCGCGTGACGCTGTCGAACGAACTGCCGACGGCGCGCGCCTCCGAGACGGTGACGATCCCGTGGTCGGAAGTGAATAAAGCCCTTCCCGGCGCGCTGATCCAGCGCCTGGCCGTCAAGGATGCGAACGGCAAGCCGGTGCCGTACCAGGTCACCAACGTCGCGCCGCTGGCAAAGGATCCGCAGAACGTGGGCGCCGCGTACGGCGAGCTGATTTTCCAGCACAGCTTCAAGGCCGGCGAGAAAAGCGTCACCTACACCGTCGAGACGACGGACAGCGTGACACAGGCCTTCCCCGTGCAGGCGTATGCCCGCTATGTGCAGGAGCGCCTGGACGACTTCGCGTGGGAGAACGACAAGCTGGCGCACCGCACCTACGGCCCCGCGCTGATGGCGCCGGCGCCACCGGGCAGCGGCAAGGAAGTGCTGCAGACCAGCGGCCTGGATCTGTGGTTCAAGCGCGTGCCGTATCCGATCGTCGACCGCTGGTACAACAAGGGCCATGACCACTATCACCACGACGAAGGTGAAGGCATGGACATGTACAACGTGGGCAAGTCGCGCGGCGCCGGCGGCACCGGCATCTGGGATGGCAAGACCCTTTACACAAGCGTTAATTACGCGGGCTGGAAGATCCTGGCGAACGGCCCGGTGCGCACCATCTTCGAACTGCGTTACGACGCATGGGACGCGGCCGGCACGCCCGTCACGGAAGTCAAGCGCTTCACGGTGGACGCGGGCCACTACCTCGACCGGATCGACAGCACGTTCGAGTTCAAGGACAAGGCGTCGCTGACGGTCGCCGTGGGCCTGAACAAGACGCCGAGCGACAAAGGCGAGCAGCCGGACATCGAGGTGTTCCGCGACGCCGCGGACGGCACGCTGCTGCAGTGGATCAAGCAGAAGACCAAGGGCGAATTCGGCACCGCCATCATCCTGCCGGGCGCGACGGAATTCACGCAGGATGCGCTGAACCACCTGGTGCTGGCACCGGTCAAGCCGGGCCAGGCACTGCGCTACTACGCGGGCGGTGCGTGGAACCGCAGCGGCGAAATCACCAGCGCCGCCCAGTGGAAGGCCTACGTGGCCGATGCCGCCAGGCGGGCGCGCAGCCCGATCAAGGTCAGCCTGCAGGCGCAGCCATAA
- a CDS encoding glycoside hydrolase family 88/105 protein, with amino-acid sequence MKKTTLMLAALACCTLLGTAHAEGPFRNPDNKNLKDVSEGTYPVPYKMPVAAEITDALNRIRAYMDKATPTRVVNRKTGAPITDFKNPIAEAKFEDAAGDYGILVYEMGVVHSGLLQAAQVTGDRSFTAMTQRHLQFFADKLPYFRAQENKFHLQRANSFARFLDPRALDDAGSMCAALMRARAAKVGPDLSGMIATCGDWVANKQFRLPDGTMARKRPQAVSLWGDDMYMSIPALAEMGRMTGERKYYDDAVNNVLNMSKYLFNAELGIYTHGWHANAPESPRFYWSRANGWAVLAMSDLLDVLPKDHPGYDKVLNQLRAALKGIAERQSGTGLWHQMIDRNDSYLETSASAMFVYTIAHAINQGWISPTAYGSVAQAGWAGLSTKINAQGQVEGTCVGTTLAGDQVYYYHRPTSVHALHGYGPMLLAGAEMLRLLKNPNVNIEYKVRTYHYQPKGAGKTDYSEHH; translated from the coding sequence GTGAAGAAGACGACACTCATGCTGGCCGCCCTGGCCTGCTGCACGCTGCTGGGCACGGCCCATGCCGAAGGCCCTTTCCGCAATCCCGACAACAAGAACCTGAAGGACGTCTCCGAAGGCACCTATCCCGTGCCGTACAAGATGCCGGTGGCGGCGGAGATCACCGATGCGCTGAACCGCATTCGCGCATACATGGACAAGGCGACGCCGACCCGCGTCGTCAACCGCAAGACCGGCGCGCCGATCACGGACTTCAAGAACCCGATAGCCGAAGCGAAGTTCGAGGACGCCGCGGGCGACTACGGCATCCTGGTCTACGAAATGGGCGTCGTCCATTCCGGCCTGCTGCAGGCCGCCCAGGTCACTGGCGACAGGAGCTTCACCGCGATGACGCAGCGCCACCTGCAGTTCTTCGCCGACAAGCTGCCCTACTTCCGCGCGCAGGAGAACAAGTTCCACCTGCAGCGTGCCAACAGTTTCGCGCGCTTCCTCGATCCGCGCGCGCTGGACGATGCCGGCTCGATGTGCGCGGCGCTGATGCGTGCCCGCGCGGCGAAGGTCGGCCCGGATTTGTCCGGGATGATCGCCACCTGCGGCGACTGGGTCGCCAACAAGCAGTTCCGCCTCCCCGACGGCACGATGGCGCGCAAGCGCCCGCAGGCCGTCTCGCTGTGGGGCGACGATATGTACATGAGCATCCCGGCGCTGGCGGAAATGGGCCGCATGACGGGTGAACGCAAGTACTACGACGATGCAGTCAACAATGTGCTCAATATGAGCAAGTACCTGTTCAACGCCGAACTGGGTATCTACACTCACGGCTGGCATGCCAATGCGCCGGAGTCGCCGCGGTTCTACTGGTCGCGCGCGAACGGCTGGGCGGTGCTGGCGATGAGCGACCTGCTGGACGTGCTGCCGAAGGACCATCCGGGCTACGACAAGGTGCTGAACCAGCTGCGCGCGGCACTGAAGGGGATCGCCGAACGCCAGTCCGGCACGGGCCTGTGGCACCAGATGATCGACCGCAACGACTCGTACCTGGAGACGTCGGCCAGCGCCATGTTCGTCTACACGATCGCCCACGCCATCAACCAGGGGTGGATCAGCCCGACCGCGTACGGTTCCGTCGCGCAGGCGGGATGGGCGGGCCTGTCGACGAAGATCAACGCACAGGGCCAAGTCGAGGGCACGTGCGTCGGCACGACATTGGCGGGCGACCAGGTGTACTACTACCACCGCCCGACCAGCGTGCACGCGCTGCACGGCTACGGTCCGATGCTGCTGGCCGGCGCCGAGATGCTGCGCCTGCTGAAGAACCCGAACGTGAACATCGAATACAAGGTCCGCACGTATCACTACCAGCCGAAAGGCGCGGGCAAGACCGACTACAGCGAACACCATTGA
- a CDS encoding DUF3320 domain-containing protein — protein MGDGEPHELPPAQLAALVERIVTEEGPIHVEEAARRVAACFGKDKAGARILAATRTALEGAGLLSDGTFWYTQAQFEAPPVRDRSQETGTVVKAGSISMLEMGAALRLAREENAGGSDAEMIRCAARLLGFKRVGPELSERLAAGLAQQV, from the coding sequence ATGGGCGATGGCGAGCCGCACGAATTGCCGCCGGCGCAGCTGGCGGCGCTGGTCGAGCGCATCGTGACGGAAGAGGGGCCGATCCACGTGGAGGAGGCGGCGCGGCGCGTGGCTGCCTGCTTCGGCAAGGACAAGGCCGGGGCGCGCATCCTGGCGGCGACGCGCACCGCGCTGGAAGGCGCTGGGCTGCTGTCGGACGGGACGTTCTGGTACACGCAGGCGCAGTTCGAGGCACCGCCGGTGCGCGACAGGTCGCAGGAGACGGGCACCGTCGTCAAGGCGGGCAGTATTTCGATGCTGGAGATGGGGGCCGCGTTAAGGCTGGCGCGGGAGGAAAATGCCGGCGGCTCGGATGCGGAGATGATCCGCTGCGCGGCGCGCCTGCTGGGGTTCAAGCGCGTGGGGCCGGAGTTAAGCGAGCGGCTGGCGGCGGGGTTGGCGCAGCAGGTTTGA
- a CDS encoding FadR/GntR family transcriptional regulator, translating into MKKPNGDNGTPEPRLYRVVAERVQQLIQDEKIAPGARLPAERELSAKLSVSRASLREALIALELGGVVEVRGGSGVYVCERPLPAEVPETGPGPFEVLAARRLIESEIAAIAAKVATAAHVDAILRAVEEMERHHEDRASNEQADRNFHLAIARATGNTAFVGVIEYLWNNRGSLWHKLKEHYQTEELRLETLPDHRKILEAIAAHDPAGARHAMRAHLERVTRTFSRG; encoded by the coding sequence ATGAAAAAGCCCAATGGCGACAACGGCACCCCCGAACCGCGCCTGTACCGCGTCGTGGCCGAGCGCGTCCAGCAGCTGATCCAGGATGAAAAGATCGCACCCGGCGCGCGCCTGCCGGCCGAGCGGGAACTGTCCGCCAAGCTCTCCGTCAGCCGCGCCTCGCTGCGCGAAGCGCTGATCGCGCTCGAACTGGGCGGCGTGGTGGAAGTGCGTGGCGGCTCGGGCGTCTACGTCTGCGAACGGCCGCTGCCTGCCGAAGTGCCGGAAACCGGCCCTGGCCCGTTCGAAGTGCTGGCCGCGCGCCGCCTGATCGAATCGGAAATCGCCGCCATCGCCGCCAAGGTGGCGACCGCTGCGCATGTGGACGCGATCCTGCGCGCTGTCGAAGAGATGGAACGCCACCACGAGGACCGCGCCAGCAACGAGCAGGCCGACCGCAACTTCCACCTGGCGATCGCCCGCGCGACGGGCAATACCGCCTTTGTCGGCGTCATCGAATACCTGTGGAACAACCGCGGCTCCTTGTGGCACAAGCTGAAGGAGCATTACCAGACCGAGGAACTGCGGCTGGAAACGCTGCCGGACCACCGCAAGATCCTCGAAGCCATCGCCGCACACGACCCGGCCGGCGCGCGGCACGCCATGCGCGCCCACCTGGAGCGCGTGACGCGCACGTTCTCGCGCGGCTGA
- the ispB gene encoding octaprenyl diphosphate synthase — MSTQPASQNNIISTIAADMEAVNDVIRQRLHSEVALVNQIAEYIISAGGKRIRPVLVLLVANAYSYKGAAHHELAAVVEFIHTATLLHDDVVDESSLRRGRATANALFGNAASVLVGDFLYSRAFQMMVSLNNMRIMSILSDATNVIAEGEVLQLLNMHDPDVTQDSYLQVIRSKTAKLFEAAAELGALVAGANDEQIAAAGEYGRSLGTAFQLIDDVLDYAGDASEIGKNVGDDLREGKPTMPLIYLMEHGTEEQRQLVRSCIETGDEQHFDAILAAITSSGALDYTRREAQKAAQRAIDAIAAMPDSRYKDSLLQLARFAVDRNH, encoded by the coding sequence TTGTCCACCCAACCAGCCAGCCAGAACAACATCATCAGTACCATTGCCGCCGACATGGAGGCCGTCAATGACGTGATCCGCCAGCGCCTGCACTCGGAGGTCGCGCTGGTCAATCAGATTGCGGAGTACATCATCAGCGCCGGTGGCAAGCGGATCCGGCCGGTGCTGGTGTTGCTGGTGGCGAACGCCTATTCGTACAAGGGCGCGGCGCATCACGAGCTGGCAGCGGTCGTCGAATTCATTCACACCGCGACCCTGCTGCACGACGACGTCGTCGACGAATCGTCGCTGCGCCGCGGCCGCGCCACGGCCAATGCGCTGTTCGGCAACGCGGCCTCCGTGCTGGTGGGCGACTTCCTGTACTCGCGCGCCTTCCAGATGATGGTGTCGCTGAATAATATGCGCATCATGAGCATCCTGTCCGATGCCACCAACGTCATCGCCGAAGGCGAAGTGCTGCAGCTCTTGAACATGCACGACCCGGACGTAACGCAGGACAGCTACCTGCAGGTGATCCGTTCCAAGACGGCCAAGCTGTTCGAGGCGGCCGCCGAACTGGGCGCCCTGGTCGCCGGTGCGAACGACGAACAGATCGCCGCTGCCGGCGAATACGGCCGCTCGCTGGGCACCGCGTTCCAGCTGATCGACGACGTGCTCGATTACGCGGGCGACGCCAGCGAAATCGGCAAGAACGTGGGCGACGACCTGCGCGAGGGCAAGCCAACCATGCCGCTGATCTACCTGATGGAGCACGGCACGGAAGAACAGCGCCAGCTGGTGCGCTCGTGCATCGAGACGGGCGACGAACAGCATTTCGACGCGATCCTCGCCGCCATCACCAGCAGCGGCGCATTGGACTACACGCGCCGCGAAGCGCAGAAGGCCGCGCAGCGCGCCATCGACGCCATCGCCGCCATGCCGGACAGCCGCTACAAGGACTCGCTGCTGCAGCTGGCCCGCTTCGCCGTCGACCGTAACCATTGA
- the rplU gene encoding 50S ribosomal protein L21 has protein sequence MYAVIKTGGKQYKVVAGEKLKVEQIPADIGSELTIDQVLAVGAGDSIKFGAPLVEGATVLVKVVSQGRHDKVKIFKMRRRKHYQKHQGHRQNYTEIQIVSING, from the coding sequence ATGTACGCGGTCATAAAAACCGGTGGCAAGCAATACAAAGTTGTCGCTGGCGAAAAACTCAAAGTAGAACAGATACCTGCTGACATTGGTTCCGAACTCACCATCGATCAAGTCCTCGCCGTCGGCGCGGGCGACAGCATCAAGTTTGGTGCTCCACTGGTTGAAGGTGCAACGGTTCTCGTGAAAGTGGTTTCCCAAGGTCGTCACGACAAGGTCAAGATCTTCAAGATGCGCCGTCGTAAGCACTACCAGAAACACCAGGGCCATCGTCAGAACTACACCGAAATCCAAATCGTTTCGATCAACGGCTAA
- the rpmA gene encoding 50S ribosomal protein L27 has translation MAHKKGGGTTRNGRDSESKRLGVKVYGGQTINAGGIIIRQRGTPVRAGEGVGTGKDHTLFALVNGVVKFVTKGAGNHKFVTVVPAAQ, from the coding sequence ATGGCACACAAAAAAGGTGGCGGTACTACCCGCAACGGCCGCGATTCCGAATCAAAACGCCTGGGCGTTAAGGTTTACGGCGGTCAGACGATCAATGCAGGCGGCATCATCATTCGTCAGCGCGGCACCCCGGTGCGCGCCGGCGAAGGCGTTGGCACCGGCAAGGACCACACCCTGTTCGCTCTGGTGAACGGCGTGGTCAAGTTCGTGACCAAAGGCGCTGGCAACCACAAGTTTGTCACCGTCGTTCCAGCTGCGCAGTAA
- the obgE gene encoding GTPase ObgE has product MKFIDEARIEVIGGDGGNGCASFRREKFRPFGGPDGGDGGKGGSIWAVADRNINTLVDYRYSKMHRASNGEAGRGSDCYGKGADDVTLRVPVGTLIIDEVSGEIIADMTEHGQIELLAKGGEGGWGNIHFKTSTNRAPRQKTEGKEGERRELRLELKVLADVGLLGMPNAGKSTFITAVSNARPKIADYPFTTLHPNLGVVRVSHEKSFVIADIPGLIEGAAEGAGLGHQFLRHLSRTGLLLHIVDLAPFEATVDPVKEAKALVKELEKYDQELLDKPRWLVLNKVDVIPAEERAKRVKDFVKKFGWKGPVFEISALSHEGTQELVNAIYLHLEAKRHTEQRAEETQMTEEARGISSIDPDDPRFKVLD; this is encoded by the coding sequence ATGAAGTTCATCGACGAAGCAAGAATCGAAGTCATCGGCGGCGACGGCGGCAACGGCTGCGCATCGTTCCGACGCGAGAAGTTCCGCCCGTTCGGCGGCCCGGACGGCGGCGACGGCGGCAAGGGCGGCTCTATCTGGGCCGTGGCCGACCGTAACATCAACACGCTGGTCGACTACCGCTATTCGAAGATGCACCGCGCCAGCAACGGCGAAGCGGGCCGCGGCTCCGACTGCTACGGCAAGGGCGCGGACGACGTCACCCTGCGCGTGCCGGTCGGCACCTTGATCATCGACGAAGTGTCCGGCGAAATCATCGCCGACATGACGGAGCACGGCCAGATCGAACTGCTGGCCAAGGGCGGCGAGGGCGGCTGGGGCAATATCCACTTCAAGACGTCGACCAACCGCGCGCCGCGCCAGAAGACGGAAGGCAAGGAAGGCGAACGCCGCGAACTGCGCCTGGAGCTGAAGGTGCTGGCGGACGTGGGCCTGCTGGGCATGCCGAACGCCGGCAAGTCGACGTTCATCACGGCCGTGTCGAACGCCCGTCCGAAGATCGCCGACTACCCGTTCACGACGCTGCACCCGAACCTGGGCGTCGTGCGCGTGTCGCACGAGAAGAGCTTCGTCATCGCCGACATTCCGGGCCTGATCGAAGGCGCCGCGGAAGGTGCGGGCCTGGGTCACCAGTTCCTGCGTCACCTGTCGCGTACGGGCCTGCTGCTGCACATCGTGGACCTGGCGCCGTTCGAGGCGACCGTGGATCCCGTCAAGGAGGCCAAGGCACTCGTCAAGGAGCTGGAGAAGTACGACCAGGAGCTGCTGGACAAGCCGCGCTGGCTGGTGCTCAACAAGGTGGACGTGATCCCGGCGGAAGAACGCGCCAAGCGCGTGAAGGACTTCGTCAAGAAGTTCGGCTGGAAGGGCCCCGTGTTCGAGATCTCCGCGCTGTCGCACGAAGGCACGCAGGAACTCGTCAACGCCATCTACCTGCACCTCGAGGCGAAGCGCCACACCGAGCAGCGCGCGGAAGAAACGCAGATGACGGAAGAGGCGCGCGGCATCTCGTCGATCGACCCGGACGACCCGCGCTTCAAGGTTCTCGATTAA